From a region of the Pseudoxanthomonas sp. X-1 genome:
- the aac(6') gene encoding aminoglycoside 6'-N-acetyltransferase has protein sequence MSALVTIRAASAHDLRAWAGLQGELWPDQDHDARGHVTEALQRADAGNFLAFGADGTAIGFAEATLRNDYVNGTDSSPVAFLEGWYVNAGWRGQGIGRALLSAVRQWAQAQGCSELASDAALDNLAAQRAHAACGFAETERVVYFRMALDDDA, from the coding sequence TTGAGCGCACTGGTCACGATCCGCGCGGCCAGCGCGCACGATCTGCGCGCCTGGGCCGGCCTGCAGGGCGAGCTGTGGCCCGATCAGGATCACGACGCCCGCGGCCATGTGACCGAGGCGCTGCAGCGTGCCGATGCCGGCAACTTCCTGGCCTTCGGCGCGGACGGCACGGCGATCGGTTTCGCCGAGGCCACGCTGCGCAACGACTACGTCAACGGCACCGACAGTTCGCCGGTGGCCTTCCTCGAAGGCTGGTACGTCAACGCCGGTTGGCGCGGCCAGGGCATCGGGCGCGCGCTGCTGTCGGCGGTGCGGCAATGGGCGCAGGCGCAGGGGTGCAGCGAGCTGGCCTCCGACGCGGCGCTGGACAACCTGGCCGCACAGCGCGCGCATGCGGCCTGCGGCTTCGCCGAGACCGAGCGCGTGGTGTACTTCCGCATGGCGCTGGACGACGACGCCTGA
- a CDS encoding cobalamin-binding protein: MGPRRIVCLTEEPCETLYALGESARIVGISGFTVRPPQARREKPRVAAFTSANIDRILALKPDLAIGFSDIQAEIAAALVKAGVEVWIANHRSVAGILDYVRRLGALVGCAARAEAYADTLERGLDAIRTQAARLARRPTVYFEEWDQPLITGIQWVAELIELAGGRDAFPALSREPLARGRILADGAPVIAAAPDIILGSWCGKRFRPEQVAARPGWEAIPAVRDGQLYEIKSPLILQPGPAALTDGVQAIAAIVQAWSAGRR; encoded by the coding sequence ATCGGCCCGCGCCGCATCGTCTGCCTGACCGAGGAGCCCTGCGAGACGCTGTACGCGCTGGGCGAATCGGCGCGCATCGTCGGCATCAGCGGCTTCACCGTGCGCCCGCCGCAGGCGCGGCGCGAGAAGCCCAGGGTCGCCGCGTTCACCAGCGCCAACATCGACAGGATCCTGGCGCTCAAGCCCGACCTGGCGATCGGCTTTTCCGATATCCAGGCCGAGATCGCCGCCGCGCTGGTCAAGGCCGGCGTGGAGGTGTGGATCGCCAACCATCGCAGCGTGGCCGGCATCCTCGATTACGTGCGCCGGCTGGGCGCGCTGGTCGGCTGCGCGGCGCGCGCCGAGGCCTACGCCGATACGCTCGAGCGCGGCCTCGATGCCATCCGGACGCAGGCCGCGCGGCTTGCGCGGCGGCCGACGGTCTACTTCGAGGAATGGGATCAGCCGCTGATCACCGGCATCCAATGGGTGGCCGAGCTGATCGAGCTCGCCGGCGGCCGCGACGCCTTCCCGGCGCTGTCGCGCGAGCCGTTGGCCAGGGGCCGCATCCTGGCCGATGGCGCGCCGGTGATTGCGGCGGCGCCGGACATCATCCTGGGCTCGTGGTGCGGCAAGCGCTTCCGCCCCGAACAGGTGGCCGCGCGGCCGGGCTGGGAGGCGATCCCGGCGGTGCGCGACGGGCAGCTGTACGAGATCAAATCGCCGCTGATCCTGCAGCCGGGCCCGGCCGCGCTGACCGACGGCGTGCAGGCGATCGCCGCGATCGTCCAGGCCTGGAGCGCCGGCAGGCGCTGA
- a CDS encoding MFS transporter: MSASVSTSASQDGTAAASILSPRYRATTLGMVALVSLGAFEALAIATAMPTVAAALDGLPLYAFAFGSTLATSVVGMTAAGRWCDRRGPAGALWGGLACFVAGLLLAGLAVSMPMLIAGRLVQGLGAGALSVSLYVLVGRQYPQALRPRIFAAFSAGWVVPSLIGPALSGLVVEHLGWRWVFLAVPVLALPAAWLLRPALARLTPTPQAGAPGHSIGWAAGAAIGVCALSMAAHPPGLRAALVLVPALALLLVSVWRLLPRGTLRGARGLASVIGLRGVAAAAFFGSEAFLPLVLAQAHGLSPSRAGIALSVGALGWFCGSWFQGHQTRLHRQTLVRVGCGLLAVGVAATATVAWPACPVVVAILGWACTGLGMGLLYASLSVLTLALSPAAEQGRNSAALQLCEAVAVATMLAVGGAVFGALREHAPALAHAAPFALSLGCAGLAIWLARRTQAA; this comes from the coding sequence ATGAGCGCTTCCGTTTCGACTTCCGCATCCCAGGACGGCACAGCCGCCGCATCGATCCTTTCGCCACGCTATCGGGCGACCACCCTGGGCATGGTTGCGCTGGTGTCGCTCGGCGCCTTCGAGGCCCTGGCCATCGCCACGGCGATGCCGACGGTGGCCGCGGCGCTGGACGGCCTGCCGCTGTATGCCTTCGCCTTCGGCAGCACGCTGGCCACCAGCGTGGTCGGCATGACCGCGGCCGGGCGCTGGTGCGACCGGCGTGGCCCCGCCGGCGCGCTCTGGGGCGGGCTGGCGTGCTTCGTCGCGGGCCTGCTGCTGGCCGGGTTGGCCGTCAGCATGCCGATGCTGATCGCCGGGCGCCTGGTGCAGGGCCTGGGCGCCGGTGCGCTGTCGGTCTCGCTGTACGTGCTGGTCGGCCGGCAGTATCCGCAGGCGCTGCGGCCGAGGATCTTCGCGGCGTTCTCCGCCGGCTGGGTGGTGCCGTCGCTGATCGGCCCGGCGTTGAGCGGGCTGGTGGTCGAACACCTGGGCTGGCGCTGGGTGTTCCTGGCGGTGCCGGTGCTGGCGCTTCCCGCGGCCTGGCTGCTGCGGCCGGCGCTGGCGCGCCTGACGCCGACCCCGCAGGCCGGGGCGCCGGGACATTCGATCGGCTGGGCGGCCGGCGCGGCGATCGGCGTGTGCGCGCTGTCCATGGCCGCGCATCCGCCGGGCCTGCGCGCGGCGCTGGTGCTGGTGCCCGCCCTGGCGCTGCTGCTGGTCAGCGTCTGGCGGCTGCTGCCGCGGGGCACGCTGCGCGGCGCGCGCGGCCTGGCCAGCGTGATCGGCCTGCGCGGCGTGGCCGCGGCCGCCTTCTTCGGCAGCGAGGCCTTCCTGCCGCTGGTGCTGGCGCAGGCCCACGGCCTGTCGCCCAGCCGGGCCGGCATCGCCCTGAGCGTGGGGGCGCTGGGCTGGTTCTGCGGCTCCTGGTTCCAGGGCCACCAGACGCGCCTGCATCGCCAGACGCTGGTGCGCGTCGGCTGTGGCCTGCTCGCCGTCGGCGTGGCGGCCACCGCCACGGTGGCGTGGCCGGCGTGTCCGGTCGTCGTGGCGATCCTCGGCTGGGCCTGCACGGGCCTGGGCATGGGCCTGCTCTATGCCAGCCTGTCGGTGCTGACCCTGGCGCTGTCGCCGGCCGCCGAGCAGGGCCGCAACAGCGCCGCGCTGCAGCTGTGCGAGGCGGTGGCGGTCGCCACCATGCTCGCGGTCGGCGGGGCAGTGTTCGGCGCCCTGCGGGAGCATGCGCCGGCGCTGGCGCACGCGGCGCCGTTCGCACTGTCGCTGGGCTGCGCGGGCCTGGCGATCTGGCTGGCGCGTCGCACCCAGGCCGCCTGA
- the soxR gene encoding redox-sensitive transcriptional activator SoxR produces the protein MQELTVGEVAQRSGMAVSALHFYERKGLIRSLRTAGNQRRYGRDVLRRLAVIRVAQRVGVPLESVRRAFDLLPDARTPTRAEWARMSAAWKHELDQRILALHQLRDQLTDCIGCGCLSLRRCRLSNPGDALGAQGDGPQRWQVE, from the coding sequence ATGCAGGAACTGACGGTCGGCGAGGTGGCCCAGCGCAGCGGCATGGCCGTCTCCGCGCTGCACTTCTACGAGAGGAAGGGATTGATCCGCAGCCTGCGCACCGCCGGCAACCAGCGCCGCTACGGGCGCGACGTGCTGCGGCGCCTGGCGGTGATCCGCGTGGCCCAGCGCGTGGGCGTGCCGCTGGAATCGGTGCGGCGCGCGTTCGACCTGCTGCCCGATGCGCGCACGCCGACGCGGGCCGAGTGGGCGCGCATGTCGGCCGCCTGGAAGCACGAGCTGGACCAGCGCATCCTCGCGCTGCACCAGCTGCGCGACCAGCTCACCGACTGCATCGGCTGCGGCTGCCTGTCGTTGCGGCGCTGCCGGCTGAGCAATCCGGGCGATGCGCTGGGCGCCCAGGGCGATGGCCCGCAGCGGTGGCAGGTGGAGTAG
- a CDS encoding DUF4426 domain-containing protein codes for MTVRLPSRWVLPLASLLALAACSGGQAPQRVQPVAPVDSVRTLGALQVRYNALPSLALPESAAQAYGLDRGAGRALVIVALRQRQGDDEVPVQGSVRGVAVDLSGRRQQITFKPVRTGDAVDQVGSVEISPHDTLRFELDVASDLGGGPLRFERSF; via the coding sequence ATGACCGTGCGTCTGCCCTCGCGCTGGGTTCTGCCGCTGGCGAGCCTGCTGGCACTGGCGGCCTGTTCGGGCGGGCAGGCGCCGCAGCGCGTGCAGCCGGTGGCGCCGGTGGACAGCGTGCGGACGCTGGGCGCGCTGCAGGTGCGCTACAACGCGCTGCCCAGCCTGGCGCTGCCCGAATCGGCGGCGCAGGCCTACGGGCTGGACCGCGGCGCGGGCCGGGCGCTGGTGATCGTGGCGTTGCGGCAGCGGCAGGGCGATGACGAGGTGCCGGTCCAGGGCAGCGTGCGCGGCGTGGCGGTGGACCTGTCCGGCCGCCGCCAGCAGATCACCTTCAAACCGGTGCGCACGGGCGATGCGGTCGATCAGGTCGGCAGCGTGGAGATCAGCCCGCACGACACGCTGCGCTTCGAACTGGACGTGGCCAGCGACCTCGGCGGCGGCCCGCTGCGCTTCGAACGCAGCTTCTGA
- the proC gene encoding pyrroline-5-carboxylate reductase codes for MTVSNSESAAPAADTVAFIGGGNMARSLIGGLIARGTAAASIRVAEPVAELREGLARQFGVQVFAEAGEAVQGASLWLFAVKPQVMRGVCEGLAGAAQSARPLVVSIAAGITAAQLSRWLGGEAAVVRAMPNTPAMLGAGVTGLFATQQVDEAGRARTDALLSSAGPTVWIDTEAQMDAVTAVSGSGPAYVFLLAEAMEAAGIAQGLPAQAARTLTLQTILGAARMLTEAGEPPAELRRRVTSPNGTTQAAIETFQAGGFEALTAQAIAAAARRGGELSAAND; via the coding sequence ATGACCGTATCGAATTCCGAATCCGCTGCGCCGGCCGCCGACACGGTTGCCTTCATTGGCGGCGGCAACATGGCGCGCAGCCTGATCGGAGGACTGATCGCGCGCGGGACGGCAGCGGCCAGCATCCGCGTGGCCGAGCCGGTGGCCGAGCTGCGCGAGGGCCTGGCACGGCAGTTCGGCGTGCAGGTGTTCGCGGAGGCCGGCGAGGCCGTGCAGGGCGCCTCGCTGTGGCTGTTCGCGGTCAAGCCGCAGGTGATGCGCGGAGTGTGTGAGGGCCTGGCCGGTGCGGCGCAGTCGGCCAGGCCGCTGGTGGTCTCGATCGCCGCCGGCATCACCGCCGCGCAGCTCTCGCGCTGGCTGGGTGGCGAGGCCGCGGTGGTGCGCGCCATGCCCAACACCCCGGCGATGCTGGGGGCGGGCGTGACGGGGCTGTTCGCCACGCAGCAGGTCGACGAAGCCGGACGCGCGCGCACCGATGCCCTGCTCTCCAGCGCTGGCCCGACCGTGTGGATCGACACCGAGGCGCAGATGGATGCGGTCACCGCGGTCTCCGGCAGCGGCCCGGCCTATGTGTTCCTGCTGGCCGAGGCGATGGAGGCGGCGGGCATCGCGCAAGGCCTGCCTGCCCAGGCCGCGCGCACGCTGACCCTGCAGACGATCCTCGGCGCGGCGCGCATGCTGACCGAGGCCGGCGAGCCGCCGGCCGAACTGCGGCGGCGCGTGACCTCGCCCAACGGCACCACCCAGGCCGCGATCGAGACCTTCCAGGCCGGCGGCTTCGAGGCGCTGACCGCGCAGGCCATCGCCGCGGCCGCACGGCGCGGCGGCGAGCTGTCGGCGGCCAACGACTGA
- a CDS encoding YggS family pyridoxal phosphate-dependent enzyme, whose product MRNAADAAKRPMPTLVAVSKFQPAQAVAELAAAGQRVFGENYVQEAQAKRAELSTLALEWHLIGHLQSNKAALAAELFDWVQTVDRPKLVAALAAARAPQRGPLNVLIQVNIDDESSKHGCAPEAVEALAEAVAAQPRLALRGLMAIPAPHEDPALRRAAFVRMKALFVALAARHADVDTLSMGMSEDCALAVAEGATMVRVGTALFGARPAKA is encoded by the coding sequence CTGCGGAACGCGGCCGACGCGGCCAAGCGGCCCATGCCCACGCTGGTGGCCGTGTCCAAGTTCCAGCCGGCGCAGGCGGTGGCCGAGCTGGCCGCCGCGGGCCAGCGCGTGTTCGGCGAGAACTATGTGCAGGAGGCGCAGGCCAAGCGGGCCGAGCTGTCCACGCTGGCACTGGAGTGGCATCTGATCGGCCATCTGCAGTCGAACAAGGCGGCGCTGGCGGCCGAACTGTTCGACTGGGTGCAGACGGTGGACCGTCCCAAGCTGGTCGCGGCCCTGGCGGCGGCGCGTGCCCCGCAGCGCGGGCCGCTCAATGTGCTGATCCAGGTCAACATCGACGATGAATCGAGCAAGCATGGCTGCGCGCCGGAGGCGGTCGAGGCGCTGGCCGAGGCGGTCGCCGCGCAGCCGCGGCTGGCGCTGCGCGGGCTGATGGCGATCCCGGCGCCGCACGAGGATCCGGCGCTGCGCCGGGCGGCGTTCGTGCGGATGAAAGCGCTGTTCGTCGCGCTGGCGGCCCGCCATGCGGACGTGGATACGCTGTCGATGGGGATGAGCGAGGACTGCGCGCTGGCCGTGGCCGAGGGGGCGACCATGGTGCGGGTGGGGACTGCACTGTTCGGCGCGCGGCCGGCCAAGGCCTGA
- a CDS encoding type IV pilus twitching motility protein PilT, whose translation MDIAELLAFSVKNKASDLHLSAGLPPMIRVDGDVRRINIPALDHKQVHALVYDIMSDKQRRDYEEFLEVDFSFEIPSLARFRVNAFNQNRGAGAVFRTIPSEVLTLEDLACPPLFREMVQQPQGLILVTGPTGSGKSTTLAAMIDYINKSEYGHILTVEDPIEFVHTSQKCLINQREVHRDTHGFNEALRSALREDPDYILVGELRDLETIRLALTAAETGHLVFGTLHTSSAAKTIDRIIDVFPAGEKPMVRSMLSESLRAVISQALLKKVGGGRTAAWEIMVGTPAIRNLIREDKVAQMYSAIQTGQQYGMMTLDQHLQDLVKRSQITRHQAKEYAKDKRLFE comes from the coding sequence ATGGATATCGCCGAACTACTGGCCTTCTCGGTCAAGAACAAGGCCTCGGACCTGCATCTGTCCGCCGGGCTGCCGCCGATGATCCGCGTGGATGGCGACGTGCGTCGCATCAACATCCCCGCCCTGGACCACAAGCAGGTCCACGCGCTGGTCTACGACATCATGTCGGACAAGCAGCGCCGCGACTACGAGGAGTTCCTCGAGGTCGACTTCTCCTTCGAGATCCCCTCGCTGGCGCGCTTCCGCGTCAACGCCTTCAACCAGAACCGCGGCGCCGGCGCCGTGTTCCGCACCATCCCGTCCGAGGTGCTGACCCTGGAGGACCTGGCCTGCCCGCCGCTGTTCCGCGAGATGGTGCAGCAGCCGCAGGGCCTGATCCTGGTGACCGGGCCGACCGGCTCGGGCAAGTCGACCACGCTGGCGGCGATGATCGACTACATCAACAAGAGCGAATACGGCCACATCCTCACCGTCGAGGACCCGATCGAATTCGTCCACACCTCGCAGAAATGCCTGATCAACCAGCGCGAGGTGCACCGCGACACGCACGGCTTCAACGAAGCGCTGCGCTCGGCGCTGCGCGAAGACCCCGACTACATCCTGGTCGGCGAGTTGCGCGACCTGGAAACCATCCGCCTGGCGCTGACCGCCGCGGAGACCGGCCACCTGGTGTTCGGCACCCTGCACACCAGCTCGGCGGCCAAGACCATCGACCGCATCATCGACGTGTTCCCCGCCGGCGAGAAGCCGATGGTGCGCTCGATGCTGTCCGAATCGCTGCGCGCGGTGATCAGCCAGGCGCTGCTGAAGAAGGTCGGCGGCGGCCGCACCGCCGCCTGGGAAATCATGGTCGGCACCCCGGCCATCCGCAACCTGATCCGCGAGGACAAGGTCGCGCAGATGTATTCGGCCATCCAGACCGGCCAGCAGTACGGCATGATGACCCTGGACCAGCACCTCCAGGACCTGGTCAAGCGCAGCCAGATCACGCGCCACCAGGCCAAGGAATACGCCAAGGACAAGCGGTTGTTTGAGTAG
- a CDS encoding PilT/PilU family type 4a pilus ATPase: MSAIDFTSFLKLMAHQKASDLFITSGMPPSIKVHGKLTPITQTPLTPQQSRDLVLNVMTPAQREEFEKTHECNFAIGVAGVGRFRVSCFYQRNQVGMVLRRIETKIPSVDELNLPPVIKTLAMTKRGIIIFVGATGTGKSTSLAAMIGYRNQNSTGHIITIEDPIEFVHKHEGCIITQREVGIDTDSWENALKNTLRQAPDVIMIGEVRTREGMDHAISFAETGHLVLCTLHANNANQAMDRIINFFPEDRRSQLLMDLSLNLKGVVAQQLVPTPDGKARRVAMEIMLGTPLIQDYIREGEIHKLKEVMKESTNLGMKTFDQSLFELYQAGEISYEDALRYADSQNEVRLRIKLAQGGDARTLAQGLDGVEVAEAR; encoded by the coding sequence ATGAGCGCCATCGACTTCACTTCGTTCCTCAAGCTGATGGCGCATCAGAAGGCGTCGGATCTGTTCATCACCTCGGGCATGCCGCCGTCGATCAAGGTCCACGGCAAGCTCACCCCGATCACGCAGACGCCGCTGACGCCGCAGCAGTCGCGCGACCTGGTGCTCAACGTCATGACCCCCGCCCAGCGCGAGGAGTTCGAGAAGACCCACGAGTGCAACTTCGCCATCGGCGTGGCCGGCGTGGGCCGCTTCCGCGTGAGCTGCTTCTATCAGCGCAACCAGGTGGGCATGGTGCTGCGCCGGATCGAGACCAAGATCCCCAGCGTCGATGAGCTCAACCTGCCGCCGGTCATCAAGACCCTGGCGATGACCAAGCGCGGCATCATCATTTTCGTCGGCGCCACCGGCACCGGCAAGTCGACCTCGCTGGCGGCGATGATCGGCTACCGCAACCAGAACTCGACCGGCCACATCATCACCATCGAGGACCCGATCGAATTCGTGCACAAGCACGAGGGCTGCATCATCACCCAGCGCGAGGTCGGCATCGACACCGACAGCTGGGAGAACGCGCTGAAGAACACCCTGCGCCAGGCGCCGGACGTGATCATGATCGGCGAGGTGCGCACCCGCGAGGGCATGGACCACGCCATCTCCTTCGCCGAGACCGGCCACCTGGTGCTGTGCACCCTGCATGCCAACAACGCCAACCAGGCGATGGACCGCATCATCAACTTCTTCCCCGAGGACCGCCGCAGCCAGCTGCTGATGGACCTCTCGCTCAACCTCAAGGGCGTGGTCGCCCAGCAGCTGGTGCCGACCCCGGACGGCAAGGCGCGCCGGGTGGCGATGGAGATCATGCTGGGCACGCCGCTGATCCAGGACTACATCCGCGAGGGCGAGATCCACAAGCTCAAGGAAGTGATGAAGGAGTCCACCAACCTGGGCATGAAGACCTTCGACCAGAGCCTGTTCGAGCTCTACCAGGCCGGCGAGATCTCCTACGAGGACGCCCTGCGCTACGCCGACTCGCAGAACGAGGTGCGCCTGCGCATCAAGCTGGCCCAGGGCGGCGACGCCCGCACCCTGGCCCAGGGGCTGGACGGCGTCGAGGTCGCCGAGGCGCGCTGA
- a CDS encoding RHS repeat-associated core domain-containing protein — MRIFLGILLSIQLFAAKTQTVEYIHTDALGTPVAVTDAGGNVVERSEYAPYGGLLNRPALDGPGFTGHVQDAVTGLVYMQQRYYDPTLGRTLSVDPVTAYSSNDMRHFNAYAYAYNNPYRFIDLDGRSACPGSSRLSCIQSDTYNADRSTGQTAQVSEPVGRTMVEQKSAVAVTGGTKEKIGFVVPAEGGGHMVKVAQDAITGSTSRTDTASAKIPLDAEAVIHGHIDGRSDGVISPADAAPLRQGLPNGVVSEGRVGVTEIISGRLQFRMLDGRMTQHESSMLQKSLDRQQRQPEFMKPEVVTP; from the coding sequence TTGAGGATTTTTCTCGGTATCTTGCTCTCGATTCAGTTGTTCGCGGCTAAGACGCAAACGGTCGAGTACATTCACACCGATGCATTGGGTACGCCCGTAGCCGTTACGGATGCGGGTGGCAATGTCGTTGAGCGTAGCGAATATGCGCCGTATGGTGGACTGCTGAACCGTCCAGCGCTCGATGGTCCGGGATTTACCGGGCATGTGCAGGATGCTGTGACTGGCTTGGTCTACATGCAGCAGCGCTACTACGACCCAACGCTGGGAAGAACGCTCAGTGTGGATCCGGTAACGGCGTACAGCAGCAACGACATGCGTCATTTCAATGCCTACGCTTACGCATACAATAATCCTTATCGCTTTATTGACCTGGACGGCCGCAGTGCATGTCCTGGAAGCAGTCGACTCAGTTGCATTCAATCTGACACTTACAATGCCGATAGGTCTACTGGGCAGACCGCTCAAGTGTCCGAACCAGTTGGCAGGACGATGGTTGAGCAAAAGAGTGCTGTTGCCGTCACCGGCGGAACAAAAGAAAAGATCGGCTTTGTAGTGCCAGCCGAGGGGGGTGGCCATATGGTCAAGGTGGCGCAAGACGCGATCACGGGAAGCACGTCGCGGACTGACACCGCGTCGGCCAAAATTCCTTTGGATGCCGAAGCAGTAATTCATGGGCACATCGATGGGCGATCAGATGGCGTTATTAGCCCGGCGGACGCTGCCCCTCTCAGACAGGGGCTTCCTAATGGTGTGGTTAGTGAAGGTCGAGTCGGTGTTACGGAAATTATCAGTGGACGACTTCAATTCCGCATGCTTGATGGGCGAATGACGCAACACGAGTCAAGCATGCTACAGAAGAGCCTGGATCGGCAGCAGCGGCAGCCTGAGTTCATGAAGCCTGAGGTCGTCACACCATGA
- a CDS encoding YitT family protein, with protein MDDGGADHSPPGVVVTSGPLTPPPDSEGTVVDDRAFHHSVAEDVQGMVLATLTASLGLAVFAKGGLMIGGMAGVAFLAHYAFGWNFGLLFVLVNLPFYWLSVRRMGWEFTLKTFVAVGACGVLTDLLPHWAPYARMTPLYSALVGGALVGMGILFFIRHHASLGGVGILAVYLQRTRGISAGKVQMTFDAVLMGVACFTLAPSKVLYSALGAVVLSLVLMFNHRPHRYMGV; from the coding sequence CTGGACGATGGCGGCGCCGATCATTCGCCGCCGGGCGTGGTGGTCACCTCGGGGCCGCTGACGCCGCCGCCGGATTCGGAAGGCACGGTGGTCGATGATCGGGCGTTCCACCACTCGGTGGCCGAGGACGTGCAGGGGATGGTGCTGGCCACGCTGACCGCCTCGCTGGGGCTGGCGGTGTTCGCCAAGGGCGGGCTGATGATCGGCGGCATGGCGGGCGTGGCCTTCCTGGCGCACTACGCCTTCGGCTGGAACTTCGGCCTGCTGTTCGTGCTGGTGAACTTGCCGTTCTACTGGCTCTCGGTGCGGCGCATGGGCTGGGAGTTCACCCTCAAGACCTTCGTGGCGGTCGGCGCCTGCGGCGTGCTCACCGACCTGCTGCCGCACTGGGCGCCGTACGCGCGGATGACGCCGCTGTACTCGGCGCTGGTCGGTGGCGCGCTGGTCGGCATGGGCATCCTGTTCTTCATCCGCCACCACGCCAGCCTGGGCGGTGTGGGCATCCTGGCCGTCTACCTGCAGCGCACGCGCGGCATCAGCGCGGGCAAGGTACAGATGACCTTCGATGCGGTGCTGATGGGCGTCGCCTGCTTCACGCTGGCGCCGTCGAAGGTGCTGTACTCGGCGCTGGGCGCGGTGGTGCTGAGCCTGGTGCTGATGTTCAACCATCGGCCGCATCGGTACATGGGTGTGTGA
- a CDS encoding DUF72 domain-containing protein — MTIRIGISGWRYAGWRGRFYPEGLVQRRELEYASATFPSIELNGSFYSLQSPSSWAQWAEQTPDDFVFAVKGPRFVTHIKRLRDIDRPLANFFASGLLRLGTKLGPLLWQFPPNLAFDEALFAAFFDVLPRDTDAALALARRREPRMDGRCALPRQPLRRLRHAVEVRHDSFADPRFVRLLRRHNVALVVADTAGRHPYAEDVTADFVYIRLHGDTELYASGYSDAALDHWAARIRHWANGGEAADPRKFASLAPPRRSSRDVYCYFDNDAKVHAPFDAQSLRRRIEA, encoded by the coding sequence ATGACGATCAGGATCGGCATTTCCGGCTGGCGCTATGCGGGATGGCGCGGCAGGTTCTATCCCGAAGGGCTGGTGCAACGGCGCGAGCTTGAGTATGCGTCGGCAACGTTTCCCAGCATCGAGCTCAACGGCTCCTTCTATTCGCTGCAGTCTCCGTCCAGCTGGGCGCAATGGGCGGAGCAGACGCCGGACGACTTCGTGTTCGCGGTCAAGGGCCCCCGCTTCGTCACCCACATCAAGCGCCTGCGGGATATCGACCGGCCGCTGGCGAACTTCTTCGCCTCCGGCCTGCTGCGCCTGGGTACGAAGCTGGGGCCGCTGCTGTGGCAATTCCCGCCGAATCTGGCATTCGACGAGGCGCTGTTCGCTGCGTTCTTCGACGTGCTGCCGCGGGACACCGACGCGGCGCTGGCGCTGGCCCGGCGCCGCGAGCCGCGGATGGACGGCCGCTGCGCCCTTCCCCGGCAACCGCTGCGCCGGCTGCGCCACGCGGTCGAAGTGCGGCATGACAGCTTCGCCGATCCGCGTTTCGTCCGTCTCCTGCGACGCCACAACGTCGCGTTGGTGGTGGCCGACACCGCCGGCCGTCATCCCTATGCGGAGGATGTCACCGCCGACTTCGTCTACATCCGCCTGCACGGCGACACGGAGCTGTATGCCAGCGGCTACAGCGATGCCGCGCTCGACCACTGGGCGGCCCGGATCCGGCACTGGGCGAACGGCGGCGAAGCGGCCGATCCACGCAAGTTCGCTTCACTGGCGCCTCCGCGCAGGTCATCGCGCGACGTCTACTGCTACTTCGACAACGACGCCAAGGTCCATGCGCCTTTCGATGCGCAGTCCCTGCGTCGGCGGATCGAAGCCTGA
- a CDS encoding DNA-3-methyladenine glycosylase I, translating to MSGYCAIAPGHPIHGHYHDTEYGFPQRAESVLFERLLLEINQAGLSWETILRKRAAFRAAYSGFDVDQVAAYGEADIARLLADAGIIRNRLKVLAAIHNAQVIQTLRASHGSFAAWLDAHHPLEKADWVKLFKRTFRFTGGEITGEFLMSLGYLPGAHHEGCPAFAAAAERKPAWMQASKPLKSAKTKK from the coding sequence ATGAGCGGCTACTGCGCCATCGCCCCCGGCCACCCGATCCACGGCCACTACCACGACACCGAATACGGCTTCCCGCAGCGCGCCGAGTCGGTGCTGTTCGAACGCCTGCTGCTGGAGATCAACCAGGCCGGCCTGAGCTGGGAGACCATCCTGCGCAAGCGCGCGGCGTTCCGGGCCGCCTACAGCGGCTTCGACGTGGACCAGGTGGCCGCCTACGGCGAAGCCGACATCGCGCGGCTGCTCGCCGACGCCGGCATCATCCGCAACCGCCTCAAGGTGCTGGCCGCGATCCACAACGCCCAGGTCATCCAGACCCTGCGCGCCTCGCACGGCAGCTTCGCCGCCTGGCTGGACGCCCACCACCCGCTGGAGAAGGCGGACTGGGTGAAGCTGTTCAAGCGCACCTTCCGCTTCACCGGCGGCGAGATCACCGGTGAATTCCTGATGAGCCTGGGCTACCTGCCAGGCGCGCACCACGAAGGCTGCCCGGCGTTCGCCGCCGCGGCCGAGCGCAAGCCTGCGTGGATGCAGGCGAGCAAGCCGCTGAAGTCCGCGAAAACGAAAAAGTAG